TTTTGCTTTCTTGGGAGCCATAGAGGAATTGAATCACAAAAATACAAGGTATAGTCTCTGAACACACTAATAATCCCAAAGCAAGTCAGAAACACACAAGAATATCCAAAATAGTCCAAAACCGTTCACTGAGGAATTTTATCAAACACCTAGTGTGCGATCAAGAAAAAGTGGCCAACAAAACTCAATGAACCCCCAATCTGTCCCAACTGTATAAAATATGCTCCCTCAATGATAAAAACAGTAATCAAAAGCCAATCTCCCAATGGAATCTCAAAATTTCGTCCAATGCCCACAAGAAAAGCTAAGTGCTCAAACTCCTCAATATATATCTTTAAACACACCAAACTTAACAATGTACCTTGAGAATCTTGGAGAGGATGAGAAAACTAGTCTTGAATCACAGCTTTAATCGGCCCCTTGAGTGCTTGATGAAGATGATGCTTGAAAGTGAGGTTTTGCTTGAGAAGAAAAATGGGAAAGATAGGAATATTGGAAAGGGAGTTTCGGTTCTGGAATGCAGGAGACGAATTGGGGTTTATGCTGATATAAACTGAGATAAACGGGTCATGTGCTCCCCACGTGActctttttattttcaaaaaacgcaaccaggcgatatatcgcctataagtggcgatatatcgccacaagcTATATAAAAAACCATGCCTCTGACTTTGCTACCGATATTTCGCCTCCACTATCCCCGATATAGCGCAGCCAATTTTGCtttagccgatatatcgcctatcagtggcgatatatcgccacatgcaGTATACCAAAACGGCGTCTCTGACTTCCACGGCGATATTTCGCCACTTACACCACCGATATGTCGCCTCCTCATTCAATgttgccgatatatcgccattgataggcgatatatctcctgggaCCGAAAAAAATTCCAACTTAAAACCAAAAATCCCCTCCAAAACGGTTGTTCAGGCGACATATCGCctggtgtaggcgatatatcgcctaaacaCTGTTCaaagttattaattttttttttgtttttgtttttttttttcacgtttttcacggttcTACTGCactaaaagaaattaaaaataataatgtcaAACGAAAACGAAAACGAAAAcgaaaataaattacaaaataatgagGTGCCTCTCaaaagcgctgtcgttaacgtcatttagccggacgctgcttTCCTTTCCTTCAAGAATCCACCAGAGTAATATTGACCTTCGTCTCAATTTCTCCTCCATAGTAATGCTTCACCcgctgtccattaactttaaacggCGAAGAATCACCTTGTTGAATCTCCAAAGCCCCATATGGAAAAACTTTTGTAACATTGAATGGCCCCGACCATCGAGACTTTAATTTTCCCGGAAATAACTTGAGACGAGAATTGAATAGCAGCACCTTATCGCCCACTTGAAAAGTCCGATTGACAATATTATTGTCATGCCATTTCTTTGTCTTCTCTTTGTAGATTCTTGCATTCTCGTAGGAATCATGACGCAATTCATCCAGCTCATTCAGTTGAGCTAGCCTTAATGCTTTCGAAGCGGCCGGATTGAAATTCAACTTCTTTAACGCCCACTGTGCCCTATGCTCCAATTCAAATGGCAAGTGCCAAGCTTTACCATATACAAGACGGTAGGGAGAAGTACCAATTGGCGTTTTAAAAGCTATCCGATAAGCCCATAACGCATCATCAAGCTTATTCGACCAATCCTTTCTATTAACTTGCACCGTCTTCTCTAAAATCAGCTTAATCTCACGATTTGACACTTCCGCTTGCCCATTTGACTGCGGATGATGTCCCAATGCCATCTTGTGTTTAATTCCATATTTCTCCATTAAGGAATCAAAAATCTTATTGGCGAAATGAGTCCCTTCGTCACTTATAATAGCTCGAGGTGTGCCAAAACGAGAGAAAATATTctttttcaaaaacttgactACCACCTGAGCATCATTAGTTGAAGTAGcaactgcttcaacccacttacttacataatccaccgccaataaaatatacaaattacCGAACGACGGTGGGTAGGGTCCTATAAAGTCAATACCCCAAACATCGAATAATTCAACCTCCAATATATTAGTGAGAGGCATTTCATGACGTCTTGAGATATTACCTACCCTTTGACAACGATCACACCGTTTCACATAGTCATAGCTGTCTTTATACAGAGTAGGCCAATAGAATCCACATTCAAGGACCTTTGCAGCAGTCCTTGCTCCCCCAAAATGTCCACCAGTCGGCGATGCATGGCAATGAAACAAGATGTCCTTCATTTCTCTTTCCGGCACACATCTTCTGATAATCAAATCCGGACCTTGTTTAAATAAGAAAGGATCATCCCAGTAGTAGTTCTTCACATCATGATAAAACTTTTTCAGTCTCTGCCCAACAAATTCCGGTGGCACTACGTTGGCTGccaaataattcacataatccgCAAACCATGGCACAAACTCATCCTCCACTGCAAATAATTGCTCATCTGGGAAACTCTCATTAATCTCTCCTGCAGCAAGTTCCAACTTATCCCCCAACTCAAGTCTTGATAAGTGATCCGCCACCAAATTCTCTGTACCCTTCTTATCCCGAacctccatatcaaactcttgtaaaAGAAGCACCCAACGAATAAGTCTGGGTTTAGCATCTTTCTTAGAAATAAGATGCCTGATTGCGGAATGATCAGTATACACAATAACTTTGTTCCCCATCAAATACGGCCTGAATTTGTCGAATGCATAGATAATGGCAAGAAGCTCCTTCTCAGTGGTGGCATAATTCAACTGAGCGCCATTTAGTGTTCTGCTGGCATAATAAATAGTCCACCAAAGTTTGGGGGACTATTTACTTTATCAACACGCTGCCCCAGAACCGCACCCACTGCAAAATCACTTGCGTCGCACATTAACTCAAATGGCTGGTCCCAATCCGGTGAAATTACTATAGGTGCCGACACCAACTTCTGCTTTAGTATCCTGAAAGCTTCAAGACActtctcatcaaactcaaatggcaccccattcatcaacaaAGCCGAGAGTGGCTTTGAAATCCTGGAGAAGTCCTTTATAAATCTTCTGTAAAACCCCGCAtgaccaaggaaacttctcactCCCTTAACTGAAACTGGAGGCGGCAAATTCTCAATAGTAGCAATCTTAGCCCTATCGACCTCAATACCATTCTTAGACACCTTGTGCCCAAATCTTCATATTTTCGATTATAAATTGGCCCTTTAGAATTCAACCACTGTACACACTCTTGGACCTCACTGTCTAACTCAGCATCTATATCCCCAATTGTCAAGCTCTTCTGAAGTGAATCCTTTGTGAGATTAATTTCAACCACCGCTTTCTCTACCAGGTCAACTCTGAAACAGTTGTCATTGACATTTGCAAACTTTAAGGCCTTAAACACGTTGAATACTACTTCTTCGCCCTGAACTCGCAGTGTCAGCTCACCTTTCTGAACATCAATCAAAGCCTGCCCAGTAGCTAAAAATGGCCTGCCCAGAATGATTGGTACATCCatatcctcctccatatccagaACGATAAAATCAGcaggaaaaataaacttatccaccttcacaagaacatcttcaataattCCCCGTGGATGTTTTACCGATCGATCTGCTAATTATAGAGTGACTGTTGTAGGActagcctcccccaaaccaagtcttctgaATACAGACAAAGGCATCAGATTTATACTCGCCCCTAAATCACACAaagcatgcttacattcaaattTCCCAATTATACACGGTATAGTaaagctccccggatctctcaacttttggggcAACTTTCTCTGCAATATcgcactgcactcttcagtgagtgccacCATCTCATACTCCtccatctttcttttctttgacagaatctcttTCATAAATTTGACATAACTAGGCATCTGCTCTAATGCCTCAGCAAATGGAATATTGATGTGCAGCTTTTTGAAtacctctaaaaacttagaaaactgtttatcaagtgtagtttttctaagcctctgaggatatggaactTGAACTGGCTGACTATCAACAACGGGAGGACACTTGTTTGAACCctggtggtcttcagtaaccccattCGCTTTATTATCTGATTTCTCACCCAACTCTTCATTCTGAACCACTGAATTTTGTACACTGGGCTGCTCCACTTGCTTACCATTCCTCAACGAAATTGCTTGACAGTTCTCTTTAGGATTTACCACAGTATTACTAGGCAAATTCCCTTGCGGTCTGTTATTGagcatgttggccaactgacccacttgtgtctcaaggtttcgaatagaggatctggtctcaatcatgaattgagtctgagtattagtgaGGGTCAACAAGGCTGCTTGCAACTCATTAGGCTTTTCTGGTTGATCTTGCGGTCTAGGCTGGTGTGACGATGAGGCTTGATTCATAGGCTGTTGTGGCATGTGCTGCTGGTATGGCCCTTGAAACTGTGATTGTTGGCCCTGATTATTTCTCCATGAGAAATTTGGGTGATTTCTCCACCCAGGATTATAAGTATTGGAGAACGGATTCTGATAAGGCCTCTGAAAATTACCAACTGCCTGTACTTGAGCCTGATTAACTGGCATATTACCATACATGTTGGCCGCTGTACACTGTTCATATAAATGAGGCCCTCCACATATTTCACACCCTGATTGCATCTGTATAGCCTGGGCTTGAGCTGAGATCTTGTTTTGTTGCAACTACTTTGTCAATGAAGCAACCTGAGCAGTTAAAGCAGTTATAGCATCTAATTCATGTACCCCAGCTACTTTTCTCTGTGAAGTATCTCGTTCGGCAGGCCACTGATAGTTGTTCATAGCCATCTCCTCTAACAATTCATATGCCTCATCAGCCCCTTTACTCATGAAAGCACCACCTGCTGCTGCATCTATTATAGTGCGAGTAGTACCGCAAAgcccattataaaaattgtggactaacatccacttctctataccgtGATGAGGGCATTTCCTGAGcaggtctttgaatctttcccaagcATCGTACAATGACTCTCCCTCATTCTGATAGAAGTTATTGATTTCTCCCCTCAACTTCGCAGCTTTTGCAGGAGGAAAGAACTTTGAGAGAAACTTCTGAGCTAGTTCCTCCCATGTATTGATTGAGTTGGCCTGTAGAGAAATAAGCCAACTTTTTGCCCTGTCCCTTagtgaaaaagggaacaatctcaGCCTTATTGCATCATCGCTCACCCCATTAAACTTAAACGTTGCACATAGCTCAAGGAAATTCACTATGTGCAAGTTAGGATCCTCATTGGGGAGACCACCAAACTAGATAGAAGTCTGGACCATTTGTATCATCGCCGGCTTAATCTCAAAGTTATTGGCAGTAATAGTCGGCGGCCTAATGCACGAGTGTACTCCTGTGACAGCGGGGAGCACATAATCTCTTAATGCTCGCACATTTTGGTCCTGAGCGATATGATTCTGACCATCATTGTTGTTAACCCCGTCTCTTTGGTTGGCAGCCATTGATGCTTCCAACCTCTTTTTCCTTCTGTTTTGTCTGCAGGATCTTTCGATTTCAGGATTAACAGGCACAAGATTTGCAGATCCTTCACGTCGCATACAAAAGATTCACCTATTAAAACAGAATGCGACAACTTGGATTAGTTCAAATAATAAAAAcagccaaattagaataaaaattaactatcttgatattaatagaatatcaattccccggcaacggcgccaaaaacttgttgcgaatttttactactgcgcaagtatacgcaatcgaataacaagtaatagtagtggaaatatattatcgttccgtcagggaattgatctaataattaccaatagcaaacttttatttctatttgactaatgaaattttaatgaaaattaacaattaataataaactaagaaagcacaatttaattaacgaaatttaatataagcgaaagattagagtattctaatttcatcaaccttcaattctattcaatcaataatacaactaatatgtttctttgatctatggttatagcaagtttactaatgacaattctattctctctcaagatataaaatattcagtttacctgtgaattttctacatgtctgtgataaattctacacataaaccgcattaagaacaaaaacctaattgctacacaaaccaatttgatactttcgttctaaattgaaatctatgtctattgtctaaagctattacaattctcacttttcagatattgaattaaaaccaataatcatgcaacagatggccaatcaattacaagcattaaacataagaacaatagataaccataaattcaaagattcatagaaattgcattaaaaacgaatagaatatccagcgactacattaaaatactctaaataagaatttagttcataatattaaacttcatcacacaatctaaaattcaaaaacataaaaataaacacaaacgaaataaacgtggattcttctctgtttcttttcCTTTTGCCGTCAGAATGCTTTTTTTTTCTCTGTCCCTTCCGATCTTCcttttattctttttacaaaaatctccaaaaacctacgaatttccatgaaaatttccaaaaatgccctcgtgccgatatatcgcctatgatgctGCGATATATCTCCTGGTGAATTTTCTCGATGAAAACGCGAGTTTCTGATGTCGTTTCTGCAAAGACAAAATTTGGAATTCCTtcttatgccgatatatcgcctgtaccatatttccacatattggccaattttcggctactaaaaccaacatttatccaaattctcgaacaaatcagaattataacgacaaactgcacaagttcaccaaacagattaaatagaaactttctcttgagaaaaacaaccaaatcaatctgaaaatgttataaataaacgtacattttgtacgcttatcagccatgtccagttccctcataacgaccctctggaaAAACTCGGGAAAAaccacggatggtcaagctcgggaaaaacctctgtagcaagagaaaAATGGAACTGATcaagtttctgcaggataacctggatgtgtttgcgtggtcacacgaggacatggtgggaatcagtccaaatgtcatcatgcacacccttcatttggataagagcgttcatgcaaagtcccaaaaacagaggcgcctaggaacaactcgggctgaggccctagaggaagaagtagcccggctcaagaaatgcggctttatccatgaagctaagtttccgatttgggtcgtcaaccccgtgctggtcccgaagcccaacgggaaatggaggacctgcatcgatttctccgacctgaataaagcctgccccaaagattgttttcccttgttgaggattgaccaattggtggatgtcACGActgggcacgagctcatgtcctttatggacgtaCTCAGGTTACAACcaaatcgccatgaatccggcggaccaggagcacaccagcttcatgaccccgacgaacgtctattgttacaaggtcatgccattcgggctgaagaacgccggtgctacataccagaggttagtaaatagaatgttcgccaaccagatcaggaagaacatggaagtgtacatttacgacatgctggttaagtcaaagactgccgataaccacgtttccgacctggaagaatgcttcaagatactacgggagtacaacatgaggcttaatccacagaagtgcacttttggggtcgcatctagaaaattcttgggcttcatcgtcaatacccgaggaatcgaggaaaaccccgacaagatcaggtcattacTCGAGCTTCCTTCACCCAAGTCGcgtaaagacgtccaaggcctgacaggaagggtggcagccctaaatcggtttatttcaaaatccaccgacaagtgcctgccattctacaacctgctccgaggaaataataAGTTTGAGTGGACCAAGGAATGCGAGGGTGCATttctcgacctgaaggcacatttggccgagccgcccgtattgtccaaaccaaaggcaggggagcccctttttctctatctagctgtcacagaggatgcaactAGTGCTGTAttggttcgagaagaagaccgggttcagaaactgGTCTATTACATTAGTAAAAGACTTCTCAGGgttgaatcccgatacccgttgatgaaaaaattggcgttctgtcttatcacggcctcccgaaagctcaggccgtacttccagtcccactcagtacacgtcatgatcgataagcctctaaggcaggttttgcaaaaacctaaagcatcgggacgcttgttaaaatgggctattgaactcagtcagttcgagattttgtacaccccccgaactgctataaaaagtcaggccctggctgattttgtggcggagtgcacaggattccgggaggatcctgtagaagactcaccccaggtcacctcggcccagacgtcgtggaagatcttcgtggatggcttgtccaatgagaatggctccggggctggcatcatcttgatatcccctgagggacatagattccactcggcgctgagattcgaattcaaggcttccaacaacgaagccgaatacgaagctttgctggcggggctgagaatagcccaggagttaaaggcgagctccgtccagtgcttcaatgactcccagctcgtggtgaaccaggtgctaggcgaatatcaggcacgaggacccatgatggctgcttacctggaaaaggtaaaagtcgagctatccgcgtttgggcgaggctcaatcgagcagatacctcgggagcagaacgctaacgcggacgctcttgccaagctcgccacctccggagaGACGGAGACTTtagggttagtaccggtagagttcttggagaaaccaagcatagaagaagtcagggcggaggtcgagatgatcgacgccaggccgacctggatgacccccatccttgagtatctcaccaaAGGGAAGCTACCTGAGGGGTGTAATGATGCGCGATGGatactgtaccaggccccaaggtatacggtggtagacggggtgctataccggcgtgggcactccctacttctcctacgatgtgttcttctaggcgaagcaaaggccatcctgcaggaagtgcatgagggcttttgcgggtgtaacgccctagttaccccagaacagttacggtgaacggtgaactggaaatttgtctcgctacccgagtcctttggttaaaaacgtgatctaggtaccattaacaggttaaggtgtaaaaccattaaaaaggaaagggtacatttcattaagtaaataaactgctcatgagccttttaaaatgtttacaagtagtttgtattacaaaagagttgctacagttccaaatatacaatccccgccggcttaagcggcaaaaatagggtaaacccctagtccctctgagaactccttgatcGTGGCAGTCAatcggccctgtatgtacatcacatcgcccaagctctccactcaaggttggccaagcttttccttccctttacctctggttcgagtgaggattattatatgaacgacccctgagaacgatcaacctttaaaatccttgacggtcaccttaaaacctgttttgaacttcccacacaagcagaaccaagtctacTAACTCAGCCTTGAAGTTCCTTTGGTTGAAACTCCACCAAGAACCCAAAACCCTCCaaggagaagtgaagaagatgaagcaaggagaaggtacgggaagagaaggGAATTGCCTCTGCttttactctgtttattctacagctttctaagcccctaaagtcacatatatcctcccaaaaagaccaaaatacccttgtgtcatcttaagcctctaaaaccatcacaagggcaaaattggtactttccgctaaacccgttaattataattaacgcttcccaattcccgctaatctcaatatcctcaaacaccaatatttcacatcccgttaccctaaaatccccggtaacgctataatcattaataacaCCCTGAGACtgaccccgagccccgagctcgaacctgttatgaccaaaccgataaatcatgtttaaagatcgtctcatgtcgaaatactcgaaccaacccacattataatgtggtctcacaatatatcattaacgcacatacaaatatacaattataccctcaacgggccaaattaccaaaataccccctgtaaacaaatgtgaactcacatgcacgcatttaacatcatattataatataattctcaataacatgcataaacacatttaatggcgtaattaaacagttatggccctcccggcctactaatccagccattaaccatgacagggaatccggggcattacaactatcccctccttacagagcatacgccctccctactagaaaaggcggggtccgatacgctgtggtggccatcgactacttcacgaagtgggctgaggcagaacctttggcaacaataacttccaaaaaattcctcgacttcgtggttaagagcattatctaccgattcgggctgcccaagaaaatcgtttccgacaatgggacgcagttcgacagcgacctattcaccgaattttgtgaaaggtatgggattgtgaaaagcttctcgtccgtggcctatcctcaggcaaatgcCCAGGTCGAGGTcgtcaataagaccctaaaggtgagcctcaagaagagactagacaaagacaagggggtctggccagaacagctcccccaggttctttgggcataccggacctcgcaccggactcctacgggtcatactcctttctccctgacttttgggagtgaggcagtcctccctgtggagattaaggtaccttcgcataggatccaggcatatgaccaggaccgtaaccacgagctactttgcgcttcccttgacttggttgatgaaagacgagaagattcgcaacttcagctcgcacactaccagcaaaaaatcactcgttatttcaactcaaaagtcaaaaagcgcgcctttaacattggcgacctggtcctcaggagagttttcttagccggtaaggatcccaaagatggagtattgggaccaagctgggaagggccatatcaaatcatcgaggtcattaaagaaggaacttacaaattagctcggctcaatggagaggcagtcccacggacttggaacgccatccatttgaagagatattatcaatgacacccttgtaaggcttaaaggccattTGTTATGTAttgagcaatgagaattaacttttcattCATGATTAAATATATTTgtaagtgtaatctaaagtaaccacgaaagaccctttcctagttacttgggggacatatggtgcctggatataaccaggtcgccttaaaggcttagaagttaattcaaatcgattgatcgtcgtttttcttaaagaacacgagatattgataaaaattaacgcgaactaagctctaccctggacataaccaggtcataaaaacttagaagttaatttaaattgattgatcaatgtttttcttaaagagcacgagatattgataaaaattaatgcgaactaagttttcaaactaaggtctTGGATAtaacctgttggcgaagaaccgtgtcaacaataTTTATTGCAATCTGATGCTTTTTGTTGAGGGGAGAAGCTTCACACACACTTCTCATACACCATTTGGTTTGTCCTTTTATAATTAATGTAAAATTAGAACAATTTTAGAGTGACATTATTTGTAAGATTCATCAATAGAGTATCAGATTGAAATATTTAGATTATTATTAGGACTTATAGttggtttgagtttttttttatgtatttgttttattttattgataaatgTTGAAAGATGTTATAAGCTAGCTTACAATACATGTTaatgagaaatttaaatttcttttaatttttttggcgTTTTTTAGTATCTTCTTTTAATACATTTTGGatactcaaagggatatattttttaaattaaaatgaaaattgtagctgcatttaaaaaaaaaaaaaaaaaacttttaagggcatgcaaagaatgtcctaaaaacttaatttaaaGATACTCTACTggattttttaggacacgcattgcgagtcctaaaaacattattttaggaTTCACGAAGAGAGTCCTAAAACTTACTTAAAAGCACTCAACGTgattttttaaggctctcaaatagaggactcgtacCCCGCAagtcctaaatttttttttttttttttttgtagtactGCATTATTAAAAGTTTACATATTTTTTTTGTCTCATTGAAATATAATTattcattgaaaaaaaaattacatattacGTACATTAGTTAACACTTAACATGATATTATTATTTATactatttaatttataaaacaatTAATGTTTAATAACAATATAtattagaacaaaaaaaaaagaaaaaatatatcaaCAATGACTACACAGTTGGAATATGTACATCGCTTTATTATTGTGGCTTAAAAATGATCAAATTCCTAaattttgaaagaaaagaaaaattgatGATATTGTGGTCGGTATATCATGATTTTTTCATGAATTTAATGATCATTAATTTCATCTAACTTTTTTTTATTTGCAAAAACAACACGTGTGAGCGTAGATGTTGGGTTTCAATCAAATTCAGCCCACAACTTTTGTGTAGTAAGAAATATCGGCGTTATATTATCTTGTGATATAGATAGTTTCTCTCGTTAACATCTGCAACAACCTTGGAATGACaggttattattattataaacataaTGTCAGTCCCGTAATGATAGAGATGTGCCCAAAACTGGGCAATTCAGATTATTATTAGCATTAGCTTTTGGCCAAATTTGCGATAGTTATGGGAGAAAAGAACAAACGAGGAAAAGCAAGCGCGGTGACATGGTAGGCTAGGATGTGTTCACGTTAGGGTAACCGAAATAAGGAGCACCTTATATTTTGACAAGAGATATAGTTTTTCGTGGCACATATTTTAAGAATTGCTTGGATGATATTTTAACTTTTCCAATGAAGtgcttttttaattattttccaTTAAATTTTGGAGCTAtttctattttaaattatgtGTTGTAAGATTACCCACCATAAATGAGCTAAACTAATTATGTGTTTTTCAATATAAAGAATGGTAAAAATGAGTTTTTAATTAGTTTGCTaaatttgaactattttatacaATTTTTATCTTAATGAACAATATTAATGTACATGTAGAGAAAACTATTCATTgagttaaaattattttattatttttctttctttctctttctacattaagtatattttattttattttgtttcattcTCTtacttattttagtattttaatgaataaaaaagaatatttaaataatgtagagaaaatatataaaaaaaatcaattaggAGTGCTCTAAGTTCTAAGTACGAGTTATTCCCACCTAATTAGGTGACTCATCCCAATTTCTACTTTTAGCAGCGACTAACGCTACGGGTGCACACGAGTCAGGTTTT
This genomic interval from Humulus lupulus chromosome 8, drHumLupu1.1, whole genome shotgun sequence contains the following:
- the LOC133793735 gene encoding uncharacterized protein LOC133793735, whose translation is MQSGCEICGGPHLYEQCTAANMYGNMPVNQAQVQAVGNFQRPYQNPFSNTYNPGWRNHPNFSWRNNQGQQSQFQGPYQQHMPQQPMNQASSSHQPRPQDQPEKPNELQAALPQGNLPSNTVVNPKENCQAISLRNGKQVEQPSVQNSVVQNEELGEKSDNKANGVTEDHQGSNKCPPVVDSQPVQLHINIPFAEALEQMPSYVKFMKEILSKKRKMEEYEMVALTEECSAILQRKLPQKLRDPGSFTIPCIIGKFEYRSVKHPRGIIEDVLVKVDKFIFPADFIVLDMEEDMDVPIILGRPFLATGQALIDVQKGELTLRVQGEEVVFNVFKALKFANVNDNCFRVDLVEKAVVEINLTKDSLQKSLTIGDIDAELDSEVQEFGHKVSKNGIEVDRAKIATIENLPPPVSVKGVRSFLGHAGFYRRFIKDFSRISKPLSALLMNGVPFEFDEKCLEAFRILKQKLVSAPIVISPDWDQPFELMCDASDFAVGAVLGQRVDKVNSPPNFGGLFIMPAEH